A genomic stretch from Mesoplodon densirostris isolate mMesDen1 chromosome 3, mMesDen1 primary haplotype, whole genome shotgun sequence includes:
- the TMEM161B gene encoding transmembrane protein 161B isoform X4, whose product MAVLIVTENYLEFGLETGFTNFSDSAMQFLEKQGLESQGPVSKLTFKFFLAIFCSLIGAFLTFPGLRLAQMHLDALNLATEKITQTLLHINFLAPLFMVLLWVKPITKDYIMNPPLGKESVPLMTEATFDTLRLWLIILLCALRLAMMRSHLQAYLNLAQKCVDQMKKEAGRISTVELQKMVARVFYYLCVIALQYVAPLVMLLHTTLLLKTLGNHSWGIYPESISTLPVDNSPPSNSVYSELPSADGKMKVTVTQITVALSSLKNIFTPLLFRGLLSFLTWWIAACLFSTSLFGLFYHQYLTVA is encoded by the exons ATGGCAGTCTTGATTGTAACCGAAAACTATCTGGAATTTGGACTCGAAACAG GGTTTACAAATTTTTCAGACAGTGCGATGCAGTTTCTCGAAAAGCAAGGTTTAGAATCTca gggACCTGTTTCAAAACTTACTTTCAAATTTTTCCTGGCTATTTTCTGTTCACTCATTGGGGCTTTTTTGACATTTCCTGGATTACGGCTGGCTCAAATGCATCTGGATGCCCTGAATTTGGCAACAGAAAAAATTACACA AACATTACTTCATATCAACTTCTTGGCACCTTTATTTATGGTTCTGCTCTGGGTAAAACCAATCACCAAAGACTACATTATGAACCCACCATTGGGTAAAGAAAGTGTCCCTTT AATGACAGAAGCTACATTCGATACTCTGCGACTCTGGTTAATAATCCTGCTGTGTGCTTTGCGGTTGGCCATGATGCGTAGTCACCTGCAAGCTTACTTAAACTTAGCCCAGAAATGTGTGGATCAGATGAAGAAAGAAGCAGGGCGAATAAGCACGGTTGAGCTTCagaaaatg GTCGCTCGAGTCTTTTATTACCTTTGTGTCATTGCACTGCAGTATGTGGCTCCTCTGGTCATGCTGCTTCACACAACCCTGCTTTTGAAAACTCTAG GTAATCATTCCTGGGGGATTTATCCAGAATCTATCTCTACCTTGCCAGTGGATAATAGTCCGCCCTCCAATTCTGTTTACTCTGAATTACCATCTGCTGATGGGAAGATGAAGGTAACTGTTACACAAATAACAGTGGCACTGAGCagcttaaaaaacattttcactcCTCTGCTTTTTCGAGGACTTCTGTCTTTTCTGACCTGGTGGATTGCTGCTTGTCTCTTTTCTACAAGCCTTTTTGGGCTTTTCTATCACCAGTATCTCACTGTGGCGTGA
- the TMEM161B gene encoding transmembrane protein 161B isoform X3: MKPTQEMNISLVWCLLVLSFAIKVLFSLTTHYFKVEDGGERSVCVTFGFFFFVKAMAVLIVTENYLEFGLETGFTNFSDSAMQFLEKQGLESQGPVSKLTFKFFLAIFCSLIGAFLTFPGLRLAQMHLDALNLATEKITQTLLHINFLAPLFMVLLWVKPITKDYIMNPPLGKESVPLMTEATFDTLRLWLIILLCALRLAMMRSHLQAYLNLAQKCVDQMKKEAGRISTVELQKMVARVFYYLCVIALQYVAPLVMLLHTTLLLKTLGNHSWGIYPESISTLPVDNSPPSNSVYSELPSADGKMKVTVTQITVALSSLKNIFTPLLFRGLLSFLTWWIAACLFSTSLFGLFYHQYLTVA, encoded by the exons ATGAAGCCCACACAGGAAATGAATATCAGCTTAGTCTGGTGCCTGCTTGTTTTGTCTTTTGCAAT CAAAGTTCTATTTTCATTAACTACACACTATTTTAAAGTAGAAGATGGTGGTGAAAGATCAGTCTGTGTtacctttggattttttttctttgtgaaagcAATGGCAGTCTTGATTGTAACCGAAAACTATCTGGAATTTGGACTCGAAACAG GGTTTACAAATTTTTCAGACAGTGCGATGCAGTTTCTCGAAAAGCAAGGTTTAGAATCTca gggACCTGTTTCAAAACTTACTTTCAAATTTTTCCTGGCTATTTTCTGTTCACTCATTGGGGCTTTTTTGACATTTCCTGGATTACGGCTGGCTCAAATGCATCTGGATGCCCTGAATTTGGCAACAGAAAAAATTACACA AACATTACTTCATATCAACTTCTTGGCACCTTTATTTATGGTTCTGCTCTGGGTAAAACCAATCACCAAAGACTACATTATGAACCCACCATTGGGTAAAGAAAGTGTCCCTTT AATGACAGAAGCTACATTCGATACTCTGCGACTCTGGTTAATAATCCTGCTGTGTGCTTTGCGGTTGGCCATGATGCGTAGTCACCTGCAAGCTTACTTAAACTTAGCCCAGAAATGTGTGGATCAGATGAAGAAAGAAGCAGGGCGAATAAGCACGGTTGAGCTTCagaaaatg GTCGCTCGAGTCTTTTATTACCTTTGTGTCATTGCACTGCAGTATGTGGCTCCTCTGGTCATGCTGCTTCACACAACCCTGCTTTTGAAAACTCTAG GTAATCATTCCTGGGGGATTTATCCAGAATCTATCTCTACCTTGCCAGTGGATAATAGTCCGCCCTCCAATTCTGTTTACTCTGAATTACCATCTGCTGATGGGAAGATGAAGGTAACTGTTACACAAATAACAGTGGCACTGAGCagcttaaaaaacattttcactcCTCTGCTTTTTCGAGGACTTCTGTCTTTTCTGACCTGGTGGATTGCTGCTTGTCTCTTTTCTACAAGCCTTTTTGGGCTTTTCTATCACCAGTATCTCACTGTGGCGTGA